A single genomic interval of Prunus dulcis chromosome 5, ALMONDv2, whole genome shotgun sequence harbors:
- the LOC117629157 gene encoding endoglucanase 25-like, which yields MPSSLGSHTVSHTSATDSEPVRFVHTSEARRLLPSASRWNSIEIDFNLLPQSTMANDSIPSQYSKSYQYNLVITDKKYFKRCLYISVSTVFLILALLLLLHFLPSEHHHDRPSKNLTLALNQALTFFDAQKSGVYPNNSPVKFRASSGLQDGNSGSKPVNLEGGFYDSGNNIKFSFPTAYTVTLLSWSVIEYHDKYADIGELDHVKDIIKWGSDYLLKLFVPPNTTSDTILYSQIGSANSDAKVPNDINCWQRPEDMNYKRTVSFCDNTASDLAGEIVAALSAASLVFKENNVYSGELVTAAEKLFESAITKLDTARQGTYTKVDACGGEAINFYNSSGHQDELVWGGTWLFFATGDNSYLGYATEEFDYAVGNETSADKGVFYWNNKLTANAVLLTRLQFFHDLGFPYEASLGASSDMTDSLMCSYLSSQKMTPGGLIIQRPNLGAARLEYAATASFLSKLYSDYLYLVRSSGRSCRGFGFSLDMLRNFSTSQVNYILGENPMKMSYMVGFGDKFPSQVHHRSASIPWDGQYYSCKDGEDRWQFSKDPNPNLLLGAMVAGPDQFDKFIDQRDKQEFTEPSISSNAGLVAALIALHAPPYLPSSKTKGMNLGIDQMGIFKHLHETMITLFCYIRPITLCQM from the exons ATGCCATCTTCTCTAGGTTCCCACACTGTCTCACATACTTCTGCAACAGACTCAGAACCTGTGAGGTTTGTTCATACTTCAGAGGCCCGCCGTTTGCTTCCTTCCGCAAGTCGTTGGAATTCTATAGAAATTGACTTTAACCTTCTTCCTCAGTCTACCATGGCCAACGATTCAATCCCTTCTCAGTACTCCAAGTCCTACCAATACAATCTTGTTATCACAGATAAAAAGTACTTTAAACGTTGTCTTTACATTTCTGTCTCCACAGTTTTTCTTATCCTAGCTCTACTTTTACTGCTACACTTTTTGCCCTCAGAACATCATCACGATCGTCCTTCAAAGAATCTTACACTTGCATTGAACCAAGCTCTAACGTTCTTCGATGCTCAAAAGT CTGGGGTGTACCCCAATAACAGTCCGGTAAAATTTCGAGCAAGTTCAGGATTGCAAGATGGGAACTCAGGCAGTAAACCGGTTAATCTTGAGGGTGGTTTCTATGATTCTGGCAACAACATAAAATTCAGCTTCCCTACAGCTTATACTGTAACCCTGTTGAGTTGGAGTGTGATTGAATATCATGACAAGTATGCTGATATTGGTGAGCTTGATCATGTCAAGGACATAATCAAATGGGGAAGTGATTATTTGCTCAAACTCTTTGTTCCCCCTAACACAACTTCAGATACCATATTGTATTCTCAG ATTGGAAGTGCAAACAGCGATGCCAAGGTTCCTAATGATATAAACTGCTGGCAAAGACCTGAAGACATGAACTACAAGAGAACCGTTTCATTTTGCGATAACACAGCTTCCGATTTAGCAGGGGAAATTGTTGCAGCATTATCAGCTGCTTCATTAGTGTTCAAAGAAAACAATGTTTACTCAGGAGAATTAGTCACAGCAGCTGAGAAGCTATTTGAGAGTGCAATTACTAAGCTAGACACTGCTAGGCAAGGAACATACACTAAGGTTGATGCTTGTGGAGGAGAAgctataaatttttataactCATCTGGTCACCAAGATGAACTGGTCTGGGGAGGAACATGGCTATTTTTTGCTACTGGTGACAATTCATATTTAGGATATGCCACAGAAGAATTTGACTACGCAGTGGGGAATGAAACAAGTGCTGATAAAGGGGTTTTCTACTGGAACAACAAGCTTACTGCCAACGCG GTGTTGCTAACGCGTCTGCAATTTTTTCATGATCTTGGCTTCCCGTATGAAGCTTCTTTAGGCGCATCCTCAGACATGACGGACTCCCTCATGTGTTCTTATCTTTCTTCCCAGAAAATGACGCCAG GTGGATTGATCATCCAAAGGCCTAATCTTGGGGCAGCTCGTCTGGAGTATGCCGCAACAGCATCCTTTCTTAGTAAATTGTACAGCGACTACCTTTATCTTGTGCGGAGTTCTGGTAGGAGTTGCAGAGGTTTCGGCTTTTCCCTGGATATGCTGCGCAATTTCTCCACGTCTCAG GTAAATTACATTCTAGGAGAGAATCCAATGAAGATGAGCTACATGGTTGGGTTTGGAGATAAGTTTCCAAGCCAAGTGCACCATAGGAGCGCATCAATCCCTTGGGATGGTCAATATTACTCTTGCAAGGACGGAGAAGATAGATGGCAATTCTCCAAAGACCCAAATCCCAATTTGCTTTTGGGAGCAATGGTAGCAGGACCTGACCAATTTGACAAATTTATAGATCAAAGGGACAAACAAGAGTTCACTGAGCCTAGCATATCAAGCAATGCTGGCTTAGTTGCAGCACTCATTGCACTTCATGCTCCTCCTTATCTTCCTTCTTCGAAAACCAAAGGCATGAATTTGGGCATAGACCAGATGGGTATCTTT
- the LOC117629246 gene encoding LEAF RUST 10 DISEASE-RESISTANCE LOCUS RECEPTOR-LIKE PROTEIN KINASE-like 1.2 isoform X2: MISSLFRDHPLQMYLLLQNHFKGKIPFHVCIITIIFTTLAKQTSSLDQSYEACKPQTCGNGPNISYPFWLSDRQESFCGYSSFKIACNGENPVLSISDDDYIIKDIFYSNHSFVLANAVVYHDKCPLPLHNFSLDRTPFSYSSDQIDFSFFYNCDEEPKEYMHPYPIDCASNDSHHSFATFHKEVLKDSNYSFDSCQSPVNLPVDVAVGVEALLRMNYTEILKMGFLLNWTAQNCSKCEKSSGRCGFKNNEFVCFCSDRPRSQTCDHDNSWNWKRKVVIGVCASAATVLIMCVVCFVYQRRNRKQYAPSSLISRSIFSKQTSMDDMEKGSTYLGVHLFTYKELEEATNYFDSAKELGDGGFGTVYHGNVRDGRAVAVKRLYENNCKRVEQFMNEIEILARLRHQNLVLLYGCTSRHSRELLLVYEYIPNGTLAEHLHGERAKPGALPWLTRMNIAIETASALSYLHASDIIHRDVKTTNILLDNNFCVKVADFGLSRLFPTDVTHISTAPQGTPGYVDPEYNQCYQLTSKSDVYSFGVVMIELISSLPAVDITRHRHEINLSNMAINKIQNHALHELVDTCLGFESDYRIRKMIIAVAELAFRCLQNDKEVRPSMPDVLDELKRIQSKDFDKEKAEEIDISADDVVLLKSDPLPPPPDTLTLNWISSSTTPNGSG; encoded by the exons AtgatttcttctctgtttcgtGATCATCCACTCCAAATGTATCTCCTCCTCCAAAACCACTTCAAGGGCAAAATACCTTTCCATGTATGTATTATCACTATCATCTTCACAACCTTAGCCAAGCAAACTTCCTCTCTAGACCAAAGCTACGAGGCCTGCAAGCCTCAAACATGTGGAAATGGTCCGAATATAAGCTACCCCTTTTGGCTTTCTGATCGACAAGAGTCCTTCTGTGGCTACTCGAGCTTCAAGATCGCCTGCAATGGAGAAAATCCAGTACTTAGTATTTCCGACGATGATTATATCATTAAAGATATCTTCTACTCGAACCATTCATTCGTGCTGGCCAACGCTGTTGTGTATCATGATAAATGTCCACTCCCTCTGCACAACTTTAGCCTTGATCGAACACCTTTCAGTTATAGTTCTGATCAAAttgatttttccttcttctacAATTGCGACGAAGAGCCTAAAGAGTACATGCATCCATATCCAATTGACTGTGCTAGCAATGACAGCCATCATTCATTTGCTACTTTTCACAAGGAGGTACTGAAGGACTCGAACTACTCATTTGACTCATGCCAGTCTCCGGTGAATTTGCCTGTTGATGTGGCTGTTGGTGTCGAGGCCTTGTTGCGAATGAACTACACAGAAATCTTGAAGATGGGGTTTCTTTTGAATTGGACTGCACAAAATTGCAGCAAATGTGAGAAGAGTAGCGGGCGCTGTGGATTCAAAAACAATGAATTTGTCTGTTTTTGCAGCGACCGGCCTCGTTCCCAAACCTGTGACCATG ACAATTCGTGGAACTGGAAAAGAAAGGTTGTTATAG GTGTTTGCGCATCTGCTGCTACTGTACTTATAATGTGTGTTGTTTGCTTTGTATACCAACGCCGCAACAGAAAACAATATGCTCCATCATCCCTTATATCTCGAAGCATCTTTTCTAAACAAACTTCCATGGATGATATGGAGAAGGGAAGTACCTACCTTGGAGTGCATTTGTTCACATATAAGGAACTTGAAGAAGCAACTAATTATTTTGATTCAGCCAAAGAACTCGGTGATGGAGGCTTTGGCACAGTGTATCATG GAAATGTCCGTGATGGGAGAGCCGTTGCAGTCAAGCGTCTATATGAAAACAATTGCAAGAGAGTTGAGCAGTTCATGAATGAAATTGAGATTTTAGCTCGCCTGCGCCACCAAAATCTTGTCTTGCTCTATGGTTGCACCTCTCGCCACAGCCGTGAACTCCTCCTTGTGTATGAATACATTCCTAATGGAACTCTTGCTGAGCATCTTCATGGTGAAAGAGCAAAACCTGGTGCACTGCCATGGCTTACTCGAATGAACATTGCCATAGAAACTGCAAGTGCATTGTCATATCTTCATGCATCTGATATTATCCACCGTGACGTGAAAACGACGAATATTCTCCTTGACAACAACTTCTGTGTCAAAGTAGCGGACTTTGGACTATCTCGCCTCTTCCCCACAGATGTGACCCACATATCAACTGCTCCACAAGGAACTCCAGGTTATGTTGATCCTGAGTATAACCAATGCTACCAGCTTACTAGCAAGAGTGATGTCTATAGCTTTGGGGTGGTCATGATTGAGCTCATATCATCCCTGCCTGCTGTTGATATCACAAGGCATCGACATGAGATCAATTTGTCGAACATGGCTATCAACAAGATTCAAAACCATGCATTGCATGAGCTAGTAGACACATGCCTAGGGTTTGAATCAGACTAcagaataagaaaaatgataattgCAGTGGCAGAATTAGCATTTCGGTGCCTGCAAAATGACAAGGAGGTGAGACCTTCCATGCCTGATGTGCTAGATGAGCTAAAGCGGATACAGAGTAAGGATTTTGATAAAGAAAAGGCAGAGGAGATTGATATTTCAGCTGATGatgttgtgttgttaaagaGTGATCCACTGCCTCCTCCCCCAGATACTCTGACATTAAATTGGATTAGCAGCTCTACAACACCGAATGGTAGCGGTTAA
- the LOC117629246 gene encoding LEAF RUST 10 DISEASE-RESISTANCE LOCUS RECEPTOR-LIKE PROTEIN KINASE-like 1.2 isoform X1, producing MLSICFMFSERDKMTMPTAHIFLRLPILFITFNLITALIPSALCDDDAQYTECRNTYDCGLLKNITYPFWAANGRPHHCGREGYELTCRDNEYPVIRIEEQDFLVLNISREINIITIARRDLWDRPCTSRLINTTLDYDRFAYVQAVRNLTLFYGCVPHNQSIANNFTCKIEGTQNDLAFYIDDSISRLNPRPNGTLCLHNIRVPIMWTGVDVLPENYTVDVLKRVLELGFQVEYEAEWELCGPCMLSNGTCGSNTTDSFLCFCGGHPYEETCPSSGDNSWNWKRKVVIGVCASAATVLIMCVVCFVYQRRNRKQYAPSSLISRSIFSKQTSMDDMEKGSTYLGVHLFTYKELEEATNYFDSAKELGDGGFGTVYHGNVRDGRAVAVKRLYENNCKRVEQFMNEIEILARLRHQNLVLLYGCTSRHSRELLLVYEYIPNGTLAEHLHGERAKPGALPWLTRMNIAIETASALSYLHASDIIHRDVKTTNILLDNNFCVKVADFGLSRLFPTDVTHISTAPQGTPGYVDPEYNQCYQLTSKSDVYSFGVVMIELISSLPAVDITRHRHEINLSNMAINKIQNHALHELVDTCLGFESDYRIRKMIIAVAELAFRCLQNDKEVRPSMPDVLDELKRIQSKDFDKEKAEEIDISADDVVLLKSDPLPPPPDTLTLNWISSSTTPNGSG from the exons ATGCTTTCCATCTGCTTCATGTTTTCTGAACGTGATAAG ATGACCATGCCCACAGCCCACATCTTCCTAAGACTACCCATCCTCTTCATCACCTTCAACTTGATCACAGCGTTGATCCCCTCTGCTCTTTGCGATGACGATGCTCAATACACAGAGTGCCGCAATACCTACGACTGCGGTTTGCTTAAAAACATAACCTACCCTTTCTGGGCAGCCAACGGTCGGCCCCACCACTGCGGGCGAGAAGGGTACGAACTCACCTGCCGAGATAATGAATACCCTGTTATCAGAATTGAAGAACAAGACTTCCTTGTCTTGAACATTAGCAGGGAAATTAACATCATCACAATTGCTCGCAGAGACCTCTGGGACAGACCTTGCACTAGCAGGCTCATCAACACCACTTTGGACTACGATCGTTTCGCTTACGTTCAAGCTGTTCGGAACCTGACTTTGTTCTATGGCTGCGTCCCTCACAATCAGTCAATCGCAAATAACTTTACTTGCAAAATAGAGGGTACCCAAAACGATCTTGCGTTCTATATAGACGACTCTATCTCGAGGCTTAATCCTCGTCCAAATGGGACCTTGTGCCTCCACAATATCAGAGTCCCCATAATGTGGACGGGTGTTGATGTTCTGCCTGAGAATTACACGGTGGATGTACTGAAACGTGTTTTGGAGCTAGGCTTCCAGGTTGAGTACGAGGCCGAATGGGAGCTCTGTGGACCATGCATGCTCTCTAATGGAACCTGCGGATCCAACACCACTGACTCTTTTCTCTGCTTTTGCGGGGGCCATCCTTATGAGGAAACCTGTCCAAGTTCTGGAG ACAATTCGTGGAACTGGAAAAGAAAGGTTGTTATAG GTGTTTGCGCATCTGCTGCTACTGTACTTATAATGTGTGTTGTTTGCTTTGTATACCAACGCCGCAACAGAAAACAATATGCTCCATCATCCCTTATATCTCGAAGCATCTTTTCTAAACAAACTTCCATGGATGATATGGAGAAGGGAAGTACCTACCTTGGAGTGCATTTGTTCACATATAAGGAACTTGAAGAAGCAACTAATTATTTTGATTCAGCCAAAGAACTCGGTGATGGAGGCTTTGGCACAGTGTATCATG GAAATGTCCGTGATGGGAGAGCCGTTGCAGTCAAGCGTCTATATGAAAACAATTGCAAGAGAGTTGAGCAGTTCATGAATGAAATTGAGATTTTAGCTCGCCTGCGCCACCAAAATCTTGTCTTGCTCTATGGTTGCACCTCTCGCCACAGCCGTGAACTCCTCCTTGTGTATGAATACATTCCTAATGGAACTCTTGCTGAGCATCTTCATGGTGAAAGAGCAAAACCTGGTGCACTGCCATGGCTTACTCGAATGAACATTGCCATAGAAACTGCAAGTGCATTGTCATATCTTCATGCATCTGATATTATCCACCGTGACGTGAAAACGACGAATATTCTCCTTGACAACAACTTCTGTGTCAAAGTAGCGGACTTTGGACTATCTCGCCTCTTCCCCACAGATGTGACCCACATATCAACTGCTCCACAAGGAACTCCAGGTTATGTTGATCCTGAGTATAACCAATGCTACCAGCTTACTAGCAAGAGTGATGTCTATAGCTTTGGGGTGGTCATGATTGAGCTCATATCATCCCTGCCTGCTGTTGATATCACAAGGCATCGACATGAGATCAATTTGTCGAACATGGCTATCAACAAGATTCAAAACCATGCATTGCATGAGCTAGTAGACACATGCCTAGGGTTTGAATCAGACTAcagaataagaaaaatgataattgCAGTGGCAGAATTAGCATTTCGGTGCCTGCAAAATGACAAGGAGGTGAGACCTTCCATGCCTGATGTGCTAGATGAGCTAAAGCGGATACAGAGTAAGGATTTTGATAAAGAAAAGGCAGAGGAGATTGATATTTCAGCTGATGatgttgtgttgttaaagaGTGATCCACTGCCTCCTCCCCCAGATACTCTGACATTAAATTGGATTAGCAGCTCTACAACACCGAATGGTAGCGGTTAA